The Candidatus Omnitrophota bacterium DNA window TGTCAACCGCGTAGGTTACCGCGTAGGTTACCTACGCGGTTGATTTTTTTAGTAGCTTGCTGGAGGAAGGTTGTGCTATACTATTTTTCCAAATTGGGGCTGTAGTGAAGAGGGATCACGACACAATGGCATTGTGTAGTCACGAGTTCGATTCTCGTCAGCTCCACCATACTCTGAAAACTTTTCGAAGAAAGTTTTCAGGTCCTGCAGTTTCAGATACTTCTATTTTTCCTGAAATTTTCGGAGAAAATTTCGAGAAAAATAGAAGGACTCAGGAAACAATACGAAGGAAATTTTAGGGGCCTGGGGTTTGACAAGTTTCTATTTTGCTCCGCAAAATAGAAGAACTCGAGAAACTTTTCGAAGAAAATCCTCATTCCGCAAGATGCAAGTCTACGTATGACGCCAATAACTCCCTTATCTTTTCCGGAGGTATAACATTGAAATAGTGGTCGACTATCGCGTGGGCCATCTCATGCGCTATGATCGAATCGGATATGTCCTCTTCTGAAATATATATAGTGTTGAACTTGTGCACATAAAATGATTTTATACCGCTTTTATATTCTTCGACCGGCGCGGGGGTTCCGAATATCTTAACGTATTCGGCCTCCACATCCGCTCGGGCGGTAAATATCATTATCTTCACATGAACATTGGCGGGATACATATCGAGAAGCTCTTCGGCGCGCCTGAATAGAGCGTCAAGCTGATAGCGCACCTTCTCTTCGACGGGAGCATCCTCGCCGGGCATCTCGCTCGTAAAATATGTCGCGCGTTTCCGCAGATTGGATTCGACCGCGTCCAGGTCTGCCCCCGGCATATAGCAAATGGTGAGATAGCCGGTCTCGAGAATGATCCATTCCTGCCCGGCCGCAAAAACGGGAGCGGCTATTGTGAGGATTATGAGTAATGCCGATATCGCGGCGCGGCGGATCATCCTATGTCCTGAACTTATCCAAGCCGGACTTCAGCGCCTTTATCTTCTGCTTAACTTCGCCCGGCAGATCGTTCGCCGCCGGTAATGCTTCAAGTTCCGCGGCTGTTTTTTTAAGCGCGCTTATTTCGTTCTTCAAAAACCGCACCATTGCGTTCAAGCCTTCCGCGATAGGCCTTATTTCGTCCCCTTCCCGGAGATTGAACTCTCTGCGAAGGTTGCCGGAAGCGACGTCTTCGATGTCTTTCTCGATCCTGTAAAGCGGCCCGGCTATCTTGTGTGAAGTGAATAGCGTGATGAATATCGTGGCTATGCCCGTCGCTATTATCACCACCGCGCTCGATAATAATACAGCGGGAAGTATGTAATCGGCGGTGCTTTTAATGCCGAGGCGCAGGTTCTCGAATGATGTTGTTACTGTAGCCCTGGATAAAAGATAGATCGTAACACCCGATATGGCCGACCCGGCCAACACGATAGCACAGAATTTCAATATAAAATTCCGCTGGAACTCTTTCTTTATATAATAATTTTTTCGCCTGTTCATTTCAGGTTCTCCCTGTATATCCGGACCTTTGCCGAAGCGCGCAAGCCCGATACCCATTTCGTAAGCTCGTCCTGAAGCATCTTTTGCCTGTCTTCAACGCTCAGATCGGCTGGAAGTTTTTTCGAGAAGTCGTCGATCTTTTTATTTATCAAAAGTTTCAAAAGCGCCTGCTCCCAATACCGCTCGATCTCCTTCATGAACTTTTGGTCTTTGTCGAAAGATTCTCTCTGCGCTTCCTGAAGCAGTATCTTCTTGGTTATGAGTTTGTCGAGCGCGTCCTCCTTCGCCTTAACGGCATCCGATGCGGCAAGCTTATCCGGTAGCATAAACCGCGCCTCTTCCTGAAAATCATTTAAAGTCAGATCGTAATCATTTATCCTGACGATAACCCGGCTCTTATCGGCGTCGCATTTCTCTGTCCTGCCGCAACAGCCGGACATAAATAAAGCCGCGATAATCACGGCCAAAATAAAATGCTTCATGAAAGCCCCCTTTTGCTATTCCTTATACACACCGATCGCGCGGATCTTGTTATAGCGCATCTCTATAAGTTTATTCTTATCTATCGCTTTGAGCGCGGCGATATCTTTTTTGATTATCTTTTTGATATTATCGGCCACTTCCTGCGGATTCCTGTGCGCCCCGCCCAGCGGCTCTTTGACTATACCGTCGATTATCTTCATCTCGAGGAGGTCTTTACCCGTCAACTTGAGCGCCGCGGCCGCATCCGGAGACTTCGAGCGCTCTTTCCACAATATCGCGGCGCACCCTTCCGGTGATATGACGGAATAATACGCGTTCTCGAGCACATACACCCTGTCTCCAATGCCGATACCGAGCGCGCCGCCCGAGCCGCCCTCACCTATCACGAATACGAGTATCGCGGTCTTGAGGTCGGCCATCTCGCGCAAATTATACGCGATCGCCTCGGCCTGCCCTCTCTCCTCAGCGCCTATCCCGGGGTATGCGCCGGGCGTATCTATGAGCGCTATTACCGGCAGATTGAACTTCTCCGCCATCTTCATGACCCTCATCGCCTTGCGATAGCCTTCCGGATGGGCGCTACCGAAACTTCTCTCGAGGTTCTCTTTGGTGTCTCTGCCCTTCTGGTGGCCGATAACTACCACCCGCTCGCCGTTCAGTTTCGCGAAGCCGCATATGAGAGCCTTGTCGTCGGCAAAATGACGGTCACCGTGTATCTCGATAAAATCGGTCATCATCATCTCAATGTAATCGAGCGTGTACGGGCGCTTCGGATGACGCGCAAGCTGGACCCTCTGCCAGGGCGTCAGGTTGTCGTAAACGTCCTTCTTTATATGGGCGAGCTTCTCTTCGAGCCGCACGATCTCCCCGGATATGTCGATATCCCTGCCGGATGTGAAGCTCTTCAGCTCCTCGATCTTGCGCTCCAGCTCCATTATGGGACGTTCGAAATCAAGGCCGGATATATGTGTATGTGTAGCCATATTTTACGACTTGCCTCTCCTCCGCAGTCGCTAAAAAGCGACCTCCGAGGTCAATTTTACGGTCGCTCCTCTAATCTATTATAACGATTTCCGTGCCGATAGGCACTATCGAGTACAACTCCTCAACTTCGGAGTTCTTCATCCTCACACAGCCCTCGGTAACGCTCTTGCCGATGGATTCCGGCTCGATGGTACCGTGTATGCCGTAACCTTGTTTGGATATGCCCAACCAGCGGGAGCCGAGCACATTTTTCGGATCTTTGGCAGGTATCATGCCTCCTGCGGAAGGATACCATGGCGGGTCTATAAGCTTGTTGGTGATCTTAAATGTTCCGACGGGGGTGCAGGAGTTTTTACCGGTCGATACGCGGTAGGTCTTCACGATCTCCTGGTCGTTTTTCAATGTAAGGATATTCTGGGACTTGTCCACGGCGATACTGAATTTCGCTTTGGTTACTTTCAGCTTCTTGCCGGATCTTACCGCCGCGTCTTTCAGGTTATTCGCCTTCATTATAAGTTCGGACGTGGTGTTGAACTTCTTCGCTATCTTGTTAAGGGTGTCACCTGGCTGAACTTCATAAAGCATCGAATCGGGGGTTATTACTGAAGAAAATAGTATTTTAATATTCAGATTATCGAGGGATTCCTGTACCTTTGCGGCATTTCCCGAGGCTGGATACTTTTCTGTAAGTTTTTGATATGCGTCTTTAGCTTTTACGAGGTCACCCTTCTTCTCGGATTCTACGGCCGTGGATAAATAATCCTGCTCGCTTTCTCCGGGCGCGACAACCGCTTTGGGCTCGATGGTCTTGGCCTCCTCGTTAGGGACGCCTGAATTTCTGATGATCCCCAGGATAAGAAGCCCCGCGCATATAAGCATCACGGCAATAACCGCTATCAAAAGAATGTTTTTATTCACTTTAAGCACCCTTCGCTATTTGTAGAGCAGTAACGAAACTATTATACCAAGAAACGCGCCGGCGAATACCTCTACCGGTGTGTGACCTATAAGTTCCTTTAATTCCTCTTCGTCCATCTTCTTCTTCCAATAAATGTCATCGAGCATCTTATTCAATATCTCGGCCTGCCTGCCGGTAGCCAGCCGGACGCCCTGGGCGTCAAACATGACTATAAGCGTAAATGTGAGCGCTATCGCAAAGACTGCCGAATCAAATCCGTAGGTAACGCCTATCGAGGTCGCGAGCGCCGAGACCCCGGCCGCGTGGGAGCTGGGCATGCCGCCGGTTCCTAAGAACCAGCGAAAATCAAACCGCTTCTCCCTGAAAACGCCAAGAGCCACCTTTATCGATTGCGCTATGATCCAGGCGGCGGCTGATGTCCAGAATATGTAATTTTTGCTGAATTCTATAAAATAGTTCATTGTCATTGCTTTTATTTGTTTAGGTATTATAATATATCCATCGGTTACTTTCAATATAAATAAAGGAGGGGCGGACATGGTGAAGAAGCTTTTTGTGTCGCTGATTACAGCAGTACTGCTTTTCGCTTATGGCACGGCATCGGCTGAGGAGGGCCAACTCTGGCGCCTGGCGGATGATAAAGGCTGTATAAAAGTATTCATCGCTCAACCTGTAAACGAATCCGATCAGGCGCAGATCCTGCCCGATAACCTGAAGAAAGCCATAGAAACAACTCTATTGAACAGAAAATCCACGAAGTTCGTTATAACGACCGATCCAAAAGATAGCGACATACAGGTCTCTTCTATAATAAAGCAATTCAAATATCTGGATAAAGGCCCGTTCAAACCGACGCCCGGGATAGGCACTACGCTCCTTGACGCCGCCGCATCGATGACCGCGAATTATGTCGAAATGACGACGCTCTTTACGGTAACCAGGACGAGCAACGGTGAAATACTATGGCAGGACACGTTGAATCCTTACATAAAACAGCGCATGACGCCGCAGGAGAGCATATCGGTCATTGCCGAAAAGATGGCAAGGCATTTTCTGTGGAAGTGTTTCGGTAAGCCGACTAAATAAAAAGACGGGGGTTTTTTACCAACCTTTAATAAGCGCCATCGCCTCAGCGCGCGTCTTCTCATTTTTACGGAATATGCCCCTTACGGCGCTTGTCACGGTCATAACACCCGGCTTCTTTACTCCCCGCATCGACATACAAAGGTGCTCCGCCTCTATTATGACCATTACCCCCCTCGGTGATAATTTACGCATTATAATATCGGCTATATCCGTCGTAAGCCTTTCCTGAACCTGCAATCTCTTGGATAGCGTATCCACCACCCGCGCAAGTTTGCTTAAACCGGTAACTTTATTATTACTGGGAATGTAAGCGACGTGCGCCCTGCCTATGAAAGGCAATAGATGATGTTCGCAGATAGAATATAATGGTATGCCTTTAAGAAGCACTATCTCGTCGTGCTCCTTCTCGAATACAACCTCCAGCTCCTTCTCGGGATTTACTTTAATGCCGCCCAATATCTCTTCATACATCTCGGCTACGCGTCTGGGCGTATCCTTTATATCAGGCCTGGAGGGATCTTCTCCTACCGCGAAAAGTATCTCCTTTACCGCTTTCTCTATACGTTTCTTGTCCACCGCGCACCCTTCCCTCTCTATTTACCTATACAGAACTGACCGAATATACGGTCGAGCATGTCGTCCGATACGGATTTACCTATTACCAGCCCAAGATTGAATATAGCCTCTTTCAGGTCGATCGCCACAAGTTCAGGCGAGAGTTCCTCCCCTATCGCTCTTTTTACAGATAACATGGCGGACACCGCGTTGTCAAGCGCCTCCTTATGGCGCGCATTGCTTACAACCGCGCTCTCGCCCTGAACGTAACCGCCGCCTAAGACCGCGTCGCGTATCGCGCCCTCGAGCGCGTCAATATTGCGCCTGTCTTTCACGGATATTTCCACTACCGCATTATCGCCGAGAGCATTTTTTATACCGCTTAAAACGCGGCTTTCGGCCAAGTCGATCTTATTTAACACTACTATCTTCTTTTTACCACCAACAAGATTAAGCATATCGCGATCCGCCCCGTCGAGCGGTGTCGAAGCATCGAACATTAGAATGGCGATATCCGACATATTAAGATACGACTTACTTTTCCTGACCCCTTCTTTCTCAAGCGCATCCCCGGCAGACGATATACCTGCAGTATCGACCAATCGTATCGGTACGCCATTCAAATTTATGGTCTCCTCGACCGCGTCGCGCGTGGTCCCGGGTATCGGCGAGACGATAACCCTGTCTCTCTTTAGCAAGAGATTCATCAGGCTGGACTTCCCGACATTAGGCTTACCGCATATTATAGCGAGGACGCCCTCTCTGAACACCACACCGTTCTTGTAGCTTTTTGCCAGAAGCTCAAGTTCTTTTACTACGCTATCGGCCTTTTCCGCAAGCTCCTGCCGGCGGGGCAGTTCCAGCCCCTCTTCAGGGAAATCGATCGATGCCTCCACCTCGGCAGTTATATTCATAACCTTTTCCAGTATGGCGTTCACGTTCCTGGAGAGTTCACCCTCAAGCTGGCCCATCGCGACCTTTAAAGATCCTTCGGTCTTGGAGCGTATGACATCGAGGACGGCTTCGGCCTGCGACAGATCTATCCGGCCGTTGAGAAACGCCCGCCTGGTAAACTCGCCGGGCGCGGCGAGCCGGGCGCCGTGCTTTAAGACGAGCTCCATGACGCGCTCGAGGGCGCGTATGCCGGCGTGGCAATTTATCTCAACCACGTCTTCTTTTGTGTAGCTTCCGGGTGCGCGCATCACGGTAAGGATGACTTCGTCGACAACCGCGCAGGTTGGCCGCGCGTTGCCCCGCCGATAAGGCGCGCGGTTATCTTTCGATTCACCATCGACTATGTGCCCATAATGCATCGTGTACGTTTTAAGCTTTAACGGCGCCTGGCCGTTTTTCGTCCGAAATAGCTCCGAGGCTATTTTTACCGCATCAGGCCCGCTTAAACGCACTATCCCTATCCCGCCCTCGCCGGGCGGAGTAGCTATAGCGACTATTGTTTCGGATTGGTCGTATCTACTCATATCTTAATTGTTTCGCTTCCCCTACCACAAAAAGTGAACCGGTAATTAACACAAGGTCTTCGGGCCCGGCGAATGATCTGGCGCTATCCACGGCTTCCGCTACCGTACCGGTAATATGGATATTTTTATAATCGGGCGGGATAAAAGACCTTATCCTCTCCGGCTCCGCGGCCCTTTCCTTTATCGTTGCCTTTGTCAAAAACACTTCGTCCGCCAAAGGAAGAAGCTCGTCGAGAATGCCTTTTATATCCTTGTCGCCCGACACGCCGAGAACCAGAAAAAGTCGCTCATATTGAAACGCTCTTCTAACGGCTATCGCGAGCGCGTTCGCGCTGGCGCGGTTCTGGGCGCCGTCCAAAACAATCAGCGGACGCCGCGCCGCTACTTCCATCCGTCCCGGCCACTTTGCGCAGGCGATCCCGCGCTCCACCACATCTTTCCCTACTCTGATGCCGCGCATCGATAGCGCTTCGACAATCCCGACGGCAGTAGCCGCGTTAACAATCTGGTGTGCGCCCAAAAGAGACATCGTAAGCGCCGGATATTCGTTAACCAACCCATGCACTTTGAACACCTCCGATGAATCGTCGTGCTTAAGCTCTTCGAACTTCACGTCGCGCCCTATAAGGATAGCCTTTGCGCGCTTCTGGCCGCATATTTTCACAATAGCGTCGAGCGCCTCTTTCTCTTGCGGGGCTATTACACAAATCGAATCATCTTTTATTATCCCCGCCTTTTCGGAGGCAATGCTCGTAAGTGTATTCCCGAGTTTATCGGTATGCTCGTAACTTATCGGCGTTATGCACGCGACGAGCGGTGCGAGTATATTGGTCGCGTCGAGGCGTCCCCCCAGGCCCGTCTCGAAGACGGCAAAGTCGACAGCTTTCTCTTTAAAATACAGGTACGCTAAAACGGTGCACACTTCAAATAGCGTCGGCGCTTCACCGCCCATCTTTTCCACGGCAGGACGTATTTGTGAAATGTGCCGCGCCACATCGCCTTCAGTAATAAGTTCACCGTTTATCATTATCCGCTCGCGGAATGAGATCAGGTGGGGCGATGTGTATAGCCCGGTCTTAAAACCTGCTTCTTTTAAAATGGAATATGTGATAGCGCAGGTGGAACCTTTTCCTTTAGTCCCCGCTATATGGATGGATTTAAAACTTTTTTGCGGGTCGCCTATCTCCGAGGCAAGGCGCCGCATCCGGTCGAGCCGGAAGGAGCGCTCGTAATCATAACCATCGCGCTTTTCATAATTGACAAATGTATCGAGATATCGAAGAGCTTCTTCGTAAGTCATCCTAGTGCTT harbors:
- a CDS encoding acetyl-CoA carboxylase carboxyltransferase subunit alpha, producing MATHTHISGLDFERPIMELERKIEELKSFTSGRDIDISGEIVRLEEKLAHIKKDVYDNLTPWQRVQLARHPKRPYTLDYIEMMMTDFIEIHGDRHFADDKALICGFAKLNGERVVVIGHQKGRDTKENLERSFGSAHPEGYRKAMRVMKMAEKFNLPVIALIDTPGAYPGIGAEERGQAEAIAYNLREMADLKTAILVFVIGEGGSGGALGIGIGDRVYVLENAYYSVISPEGCAAILWKERSKSPDAAAALKLTGKDLLEMKIIDGIVKEPLGGAHRNPQEVADNIKKIIKKDIAALKAIDKNKLIEMRYNKIRAIGVYKE
- a CDS encoding L,D-transpeptidase family protein, producing the protein MNKNILLIAVIAVMLICAGLLILGIIRNSGVPNEEAKTIEPKAVVAPGESEQDYLSTAVESEKKGDLVKAKDAYQKLTEKYPASGNAAKVQESLDNLNIKILFSSVITPDSMLYEVQPGDTLNKIAKKFNTTSELIMKANNLKDAAVRSGKKLKVTKAKFSIAVDKSQNILTLKNDQEIVKTYRVSTGKNSCTPVGTFKITNKLIDPPWYPSAGGMIPAKDPKNVLGSRWLGISKQGYGIHGTIEPESIGKSVTEGCVRMKNSEVEELYSIVPIGTEIVIID
- a CDS encoding divergent PAP2 family protein, translating into MNYFIEFSKNYIFWTSAAAWIIAQSIKVALGVFREKRFDFRWFLGTGGMPSSHAAGVSALATSIGVTYGFDSAVFAIALTFTLIVMFDAQGVRLATGRQAEILNKMLDDIYWKKKMDEEELKELIGHTPVEVFAGAFLGIIVSLLLYK
- the folE gene encoding GTP cyclohydrolase I FolE; its protein translation is MDKKRIEKAVKEILFAVGEDPSRPDIKDTPRRVAEMYEEILGGIKVNPEKELEVVFEKEHDEIVLLKGIPLYSICEHHLLPFIGRAHVAYIPSNNKVTGLSKLARVVDTLSKRLQVQERLTTDIADIIMRKLSPRGVMVIIEAEHLCMSMRGVKKPGVMTVTSAVRGIFRKNEKTRAEAMALIKGW
- the mnmE gene encoding tRNA uridine-5-carboxymethylaminomethyl(34) synthesis GTPase MnmE; this encodes MSRYDQSETIVAIATPPGEGGIGIVRLSGPDAVKIASELFRTKNGQAPLKLKTYTMHYGHIVDGESKDNRAPYRRGNARPTCAVVDEVILTVMRAPGSYTKEDVVEINCHAGIRALERVMELVLKHGARLAAPGEFTRRAFLNGRIDLSQAEAVLDVIRSKTEGSLKVAMGQLEGELSRNVNAILEKVMNITAEVEASIDFPEEGLELPRRQELAEKADSVVKELELLAKSYKNGVVFREGVLAIICGKPNVGKSSLMNLLLKRDRVIVSPIPGTTRDAVEETINLNGVPIRLVDTAGISSAGDALEKEGVRKSKSYLNMSDIAILMFDASTPLDGADRDMLNLVGGKKKIVVLNKIDLAESRVLSGIKNALGDNAVVEISVKDRRNIDALEGAIRDAVLGGGYVQGESAVVSNARHKEALDNAVSAMLSVKRAIGEELSPELVAIDLKEAIFNLGLVIGKSVSDDMLDRIFGQFCIGK
- a CDS encoding bifunctional folylpolyglutamate synthase/dihydrofolate synthase, which produces MTYEEALRYLDTFVNYEKRDGYDYERSFRLDRMRRLASEIGDPQKSFKSIHIAGTKGKGSTCAITYSILKEAGFKTGLYTSPHLISFRERIMINGELITEGDVARHISQIRPAVEKMGGEAPTLFEVCTVLAYLYFKEKAVDFAVFETGLGGRLDATNILAPLVACITPISYEHTDKLGNTLTSIASEKAGIIKDDSICVIAPQEKEALDAIVKICGQKRAKAILIGRDVKFEELKHDDSSEVFKVHGLVNEYPALTMSLLGAHQIVNAATAVGIVEALSMRGIRVGKDVVERGIACAKWPGRMEVAARRPLIVLDGAQNRASANALAIAVRRAFQYERLFLVLGVSGDKDIKGILDELLPLADEVFLTKATIKERAAEPERIRSFIPPDYKNIHITGTVAEAVDSARSFAGPEDLVLITGSLFVVGEAKQLRYE